In Arthrobacter sp. UKPF54-2, the following are encoded in one genomic region:
- a CDS encoding RNA polymerase sigma factor, whose amino-acid sequence MADQLSDDELSAALAGDPSGFSAVYTVMSPAVLGYFRAKGVEDAEALTQDVFVDVLPKLENVTGGHKGLRTFVFSIAHARLVDHHRRSERTPHLAEYDPLNDARHSASAEDEALGSLGGLSHTLSQLNEEQREVLVLRIVADLSIEQVAGIMGKTPGAIKQLQRRGLSALRELVTEKDHAAS is encoded by the coding sequence TTGGCAGACCAGCTGAGCGATGACGAACTGTCAGCAGCCTTGGCTGGCGACCCGTCAGGATTCAGCGCCGTATACACCGTGATGTCCCCGGCAGTGCTTGGCTACTTCCGGGCCAAGGGCGTTGAAGATGCCGAGGCCCTGACGCAGGACGTGTTCGTGGACGTCCTGCCGAAACTGGAGAACGTCACCGGTGGCCACAAAGGCCTGCGGACGTTTGTTTTTTCAATTGCGCACGCCAGGCTGGTTGACCACCACCGGCGTTCCGAACGTACACCACACCTGGCCGAATACGACCCCCTGAACGACGCACGGCATTCAGCCTCGGCCGAGGACGAGGCGCTCGGTTCACTGGGCGGGCTGTCCCACACACTTTCCCAGCTCAACGAGGAGCAACGGGAAGTTCTGGTCCTGCGGATCGTCGCAGACCTCTCCATCGAACAGGTGGCCGGCATCATGGGAAAGACCCCCGGTGCCATCAAACAGCTTCAGCGGCGCGGGCTCAGTGCCCTGCGCGAACTTGTAACGGAAAAGGACCACGCAGCATCATGA
- a CDS encoding adenylosuccinate synthase — protein sequence MPAIVIVGAQWGDEGKGKATDLLGGRVDYVVKPNGGNNAGHTVVVGGEKYELKLLPAGILSPNAVPVIGNGCVVNLEALFQEIDGLEARGADTSKLRVSANAHLVAPYHQVLDKVTERFLGSRAIGTTGRGIGPAYMDKVARLGIRVQDVFDASILRQKVEGSLRQKNELLVKVYNRRDIEVDEIVDYFLSFAERLRPLVIDSTFVLNKALDEGKVVLMEGGQATFLDVDHGTYPFVTSSNPTAGGASVGSGIGPTRISRSIGIIKAYTTRVGAGPFPTELFDDMGLYLQKTGGEFGVNTGRPRRCGWYDAVLARHASRVNGFTDYFVTKLDVLTGIEQIPVCVAYDVDGVRHDEMPMTQTEFHHAKPIFEYFEGWTEDITGARTLDDLPENARNYVLALEKLSGTRFSAIGVGPDRDQTIVVNDLIND from the coding sequence ATGCCAGCAATCGTGATCGTCGGAGCCCAGTGGGGCGACGAAGGCAAAGGTAAGGCCACTGACCTGCTCGGCGGCCGTGTCGACTATGTTGTCAAGCCCAACGGCGGCAACAACGCCGGGCACACCGTCGTCGTAGGCGGTGAGAAGTATGAGCTGAAGCTCCTTCCGGCCGGCATCCTGAGCCCCAACGCGGTCCCGGTGATCGGCAACGGCTGCGTGGTGAACCTCGAGGCCCTGTTCCAGGAGATCGACGGCCTCGAAGCCCGCGGCGCGGACACCTCCAAGCTGCGCGTTTCCGCCAACGCCCACCTTGTGGCGCCCTACCACCAGGTGCTGGACAAGGTCACCGAACGGTTCCTCGGCAGCCGCGCCATCGGCACCACCGGCCGCGGCATCGGCCCGGCCTACATGGACAAGGTGGCCCGCCTCGGCATCCGCGTCCAGGACGTCTTCGACGCCTCCATCCTCCGCCAGAAGGTCGAGGGCTCGCTGCGGCAGAAGAACGAGCTGCTGGTCAAGGTCTACAACCGCCGCGACATCGAGGTGGACGAGATTGTGGACTACTTCCTGTCCTTCGCCGAGCGCCTGCGCCCGTTGGTCATCGACAGCACCTTCGTGCTCAACAAGGCCTTGGACGAGGGCAAGGTGGTCCTGATGGAGGGCGGCCAGGCCACGTTCCTGGACGTCGACCACGGCACCTACCCGTTCGTGACCTCCTCGAACCCGACGGCGGGCGGCGCCTCCGTGGGCTCGGGCATCGGCCCCACCCGGATCTCCCGCTCCATCGGCATCATCAAGGCCTACACCACGCGCGTCGGCGCGGGTCCGTTCCCCACCGAACTGTTTGATGACATGGGCCTGTACCTGCAGAAGACCGGCGGCGAGTTCGGCGTCAACACCGGCCGGCCGCGCCGCTGCGGCTGGTACGACGCCGTCTTGGCCCGCCACGCCTCCCGCGTGAACGGCTTCACCGACTACTTCGTCACCAAGCTGGACGTGCTCACCGGCATCGAGCAGATCCCGGTGTGCGTGGCCTACGACGTCGACGGCGTCCGGCACGACGAAATGCCGATGACGCAGACCGAGTTCCACCACGCGAAGCCGATCTTCGAGTACTTCGAAGGCTGGACCGAGGACATTACGGGCGCCCGCACCCTGGACGACCTGCCGGAGAACGCCCGGAACTACGTGCTGGCCCTCGAGAAGCTCTCCGGCACCCGCTTCTCCGCGATCGGCGTCGGCCCGGACCGCGACCAGACCATCGTGGTCAACGACCTCATCAACGACTGA
- a CDS encoding cobalamin-independent methionine synthase II family protein, translated as MSPNTPSLNTDHIRVTHAGSLPRTPELIAANEAKETDGITPEFLDLLETSVVEAVQRQKDLGINIPNDGEYGHTMSSSVDYGAWWNYSFSRLGGLEPTEVDRWADAKVHRSTPGHIVLTSFPDRRDRQLFNDAYNDPSSGILAHRKAVTQPKIAGPLTYTGQELVASDIANLKTGLAAAGLTEGFVASLSPGSCARVANEYYKSDEELLYACADAMREEYKAIIDAGLTVQLDDPSLAESWDQINPEPSLEDYLKFIQLRVEATNWALRDLPQEQIRLHVCWGSWHGPHTTDIPFADIIGSVLQVNAGAYSFEAANVRHEHEWRLWQDTKLPEGKSIIPGVVSHATNVVEHPDLVADRIVRFAELVGRENVIASTDCGLGGRVHPQIAYAKLEALGEGARRASKRLW; from the coding sequence ATGTCCCCGAACACGCCGTCCCTGAACACCGACCACATCCGCGTCACCCATGCCGGCTCGCTGCCTCGCACCCCGGAACTGATCGCCGCCAACGAGGCCAAGGAAACCGACGGGATCACCCCCGAGTTCCTCGACCTGCTGGAGACCTCGGTGGTGGAGGCGGTGCAACGCCAGAAAGATCTTGGCATCAACATTCCCAATGACGGAGAGTACGGGCACACGATGTCCAGCTCGGTGGATTACGGCGCCTGGTGGAACTACTCGTTCTCCCGGCTGGGCGGCCTGGAACCGACCGAGGTGGACCGCTGGGCAGACGCCAAAGTGCACCGTTCCACGCCGGGCCACATCGTCCTGACCTCGTTCCCGGACCGGCGCGACCGGCAGCTGTTCAACGACGCGTACAACGATCCCTCCTCCGGGATCCTCGCCCACCGCAAAGCCGTCACCCAGCCCAAAATCGCCGGGCCGCTGACGTACACCGGGCAGGAGCTGGTGGCCTCGGACATCGCCAACCTCAAGACCGGCCTGGCCGCGGCCGGCCTCACCGAGGGATTCGTCGCCTCCCTCTCCCCCGGCTCCTGCGCCCGGGTGGCCAACGAGTATTACAAAAGCGACGAGGAACTGCTCTACGCCTGCGCCGATGCAATGCGCGAGGAGTACAAGGCCATCATCGACGCCGGCCTGACCGTCCAGCTCGATGACCCGTCCCTGGCCGAGAGCTGGGACCAGATCAACCCGGAACCGAGCCTCGAGGACTACCTGAAGTTCATCCAGCTCCGCGTCGAGGCGACAAACTGGGCGTTGCGCGACCTGCCGCAGGAGCAGATCCGGCTGCACGTCTGCTGGGGCTCCTGGCACGGCCCGCACACCACGGACATCCCCTTCGCGGACATCATCGGTTCCGTCCTGCAGGTCAACGCCGGCGCCTACTCCTTCGAGGCGGCCAACGTCCGGCACGAACACGAGTGGCGGCTCTGGCAGGACACCAAGCTACCCGAGGGCAAGTCGATCATCCCCGGCGTCGTCTCCCACGCCACCAACGTGGTGGAGCACCCGGATCTGGTCGCGGACCGGATTGTGCGCTTCGCCGAGCTGGTGGGCCGGGAAAACGTGATTGCCTCCACCGACTGCGGCCTTGGCGGCCGCGTCCATCCGCAGATCGCCTACGCCAAGCTGGAGGCCCTCGGCGAGGGCGCCCGGCGCGCCAGCAAGCGGCTCTGGTAG
- a CDS encoding uracil-DNA glycosylase: MTALATENFREQLLSRRYDANVAPVNELCDALQTAKAGTTVPYVDPAHDIDECRIISLYSNIGTADPSGFITAGDEEAATRMLGIQWKLGLRPEFVMPWNVHPWHVDGEPNGKFTPDQISAGLKPLLKFLALVPRASVIVAHGTEANRLANLLLKTEVPMIWRRGLKTYKVRSLSGRAFAGTPARQEQYLEDMRVAYADAMARTGLAKA, from the coding sequence ATGACAGCCCTGGCCACTGAAAATTTCCGCGAACAGCTCCTGAGCCGCCGTTACGACGCTAACGTCGCGCCCGTCAACGAGCTGTGCGACGCACTGCAGACCGCCAAAGCTGGCACCACCGTCCCCTACGTGGATCCCGCGCACGACATCGACGAGTGCCGCATCATCAGCCTCTACTCCAACATCGGCACCGCGGATCCGTCCGGCTTCATCACCGCCGGCGACGAGGAAGCCGCCACCCGCATGCTGGGCATCCAGTGGAAGCTGGGCCTGCGCCCCGAATTCGTGATGCCGTGGAACGTCCACCCGTGGCACGTCGACGGCGAACCCAACGGCAAGTTCACCCCGGACCAGATCTCGGCCGGGCTCAAGCCGCTGCTGAAGTTCCTTGCCCTGGTCCCGCGCGCGTCCGTGATCGTGGCGCACGGCACCGAGGCGAACCGCCTCGCCAACCTGCTGCTCAAGACCGAGGTGCCGATGATCTGGCGCCGCGGCCTGAAGACGTACAAGGTCCGTTCGCTCAGCGGCCGCGCCTTCGCCGGCACCCCGGCCCGCCAGGAGCAGTACCTGGAGGACATGCGCGTGGCCTACGCGGACGCCATGGCCCGCACCGGCCTGGCCAAGGCCTAG
- a CDS encoding DUF3151 domain-containing protein, giving the protein MSDEFRKNLMGPEPTLLPAETEVNAGLDAGHEALDLVEKHPTSSLLWAVLAEEAWKEGRTIDSYAYARVGYHRGLDSLRRNGWRGVGPIPWEHEPNRGFLRALYSLGRASAAIGEAEEPERIEKFLKDSDPTAKAAIEGQG; this is encoded by the coding sequence ATGTCCGACGAGTTCCGCAAGAACCTGATGGGCCCCGAGCCCACGCTCCTGCCCGCCGAGACCGAGGTCAACGCCGGGCTGGACGCGGGCCACGAGGCGCTGGACCTGGTGGAGAAGCACCCGACGTCCTCGCTGCTCTGGGCCGTGCTGGCCGAGGAAGCGTGGAAGGAAGGTCGGACCATCGACTCCTACGCCTACGCCCGGGTCGGGTACCACCGCGGCCTGGACTCTTTGCGCCGCAACGGCTGGCGCGGCGTGGGCCCGATCCCGTGGGAGCACGAACCGAACCGCGGCTTCCTGCGCGCGCTGTACTCGCTGGGCCGGGCCTCCGCGGCGATCGGCGAAGCCGAGGAACCGGAGCGGATCGAGAAATTCCTCAAGGATTCCGACCCCACCGCCAAGGCGGCCATCGAAGGCCAGGGCTGA
- the fbaA gene encoding class II fructose-bisphosphate aldolase, producing MPIATPEIYSEMIDRAKTGGFAFPAVNVTSSQTLNAALRGFAEAESDGIVQVSTGGAAYWSGASTKDMVAGSLGFAAFAREVAKNYGVNIALHTDHCPKDKLDGFVLPLLAASEAEVKAGRNPLFNSHMWDGSAETLQENLRIARELLERTAAAKMILEVEIGTVGGEEDGVENAINDKLYTTVEDALATIDALGSGENGRYITALTFGNVHGVYKPGGVKLRPEILKDIQEQVGAKIGKTSPFDLVFHGGSGSSEQEIADAVSYGVIKMNIDTDTQYAYTRPVADHMFRNYDGVLKVDGEVGNKKLYDPRVWGASAEAGLAARVVEAAQQLGSTGKTF from the coding sequence ATGCCCATCGCAACCCCAGAGATCTACTCCGAGATGATCGACCGCGCAAAGACGGGCGGCTTCGCATTCCCGGCCGTCAACGTCACCTCCTCCCAGACCCTGAACGCCGCCCTCCGCGGCTTCGCCGAGGCCGAGTCCGACGGCATCGTCCAGGTCTCCACGGGAGGCGCCGCCTACTGGTCGGGCGCCTCCACCAAGGACATGGTGGCCGGCTCGCTGGGCTTCGCCGCGTTCGCCCGCGAAGTCGCCAAGAACTACGGCGTCAACATCGCCCTGCACACGGACCACTGCCCCAAGGACAAGCTCGACGGCTTCGTCCTGCCGCTGCTGGCCGCCTCCGAGGCCGAGGTCAAGGCCGGACGCAACCCGCTGTTCAACTCGCACATGTGGGACGGCTCCGCCGAGACCCTGCAGGAGAACCTGCGGATCGCCCGTGAACTGCTCGAGCGCACCGCCGCCGCCAAGATGATCCTCGAGGTCGAGATCGGCACCGTCGGCGGCGAGGAAGACGGCGTCGAGAACGCCATCAACGACAAGCTCTACACCACGGTCGAGGACGCCCTCGCCACCATCGACGCGCTCGGCTCCGGCGAAAACGGCCGCTACATCACGGCCCTGACCTTCGGCAACGTGCACGGCGTGTACAAGCCGGGCGGCGTGAAGCTGCGCCCGGAGATCCTGAAGGACATCCAGGAGCAGGTCGGCGCCAAGATCGGCAAGACCAGCCCGTTCGACCTCGTCTTCCACGGCGGCTCCGGCTCCTCCGAGCAGGAAATCGCGGACGCGGTCTCCTACGGCGTGATCAAGATGAACATCGACACTGACACCCAGTACGCCTACACCCGCCCGGTCGCGGACCACATGTTCCGCAACTACGACGGCGTCCTGAAGGTCGACGGCGAGGTCGGCAACAAGAAGCTGTACGACCCCCGCGTCTGGGGCGCCTCCGCCGAGGCCGGCCTGGCCGCCCGCGTGGTCGAGGCTGCCCAGCAGCTCGGCTCCACCGGAAAGACCTTCTAA
- a CDS encoding TrmH family RNA methyltransferase, with protein MTEPETPSEPTAGPEAAPDGEPEARAEVGVGPWPGEWPQGDHWDPDLLADGDRRNVLDKYRYWKHEAIVAELDSRRHNFHVAIENWQHDMNIGTVVRTANAFLAKEVHIIGRRRWNRRGAMVTDRYQHVRHHPTVEDFVAWAQGDGLAVIGIDIFPDSVPLETYELPRDCVLVFGQEGPGLTPEVHAAAVATLSIEQFGSTRSINAASAAAIAMHAWIRRHVFGQLPG; from the coding sequence GTGACTGAACCCGAGACTCCCAGCGAACCCACCGCCGGTCCCGAGGCGGCGCCGGACGGTGAACCGGAGGCGCGGGCGGAGGTCGGCGTCGGCCCCTGGCCGGGGGAGTGGCCGCAGGGCGACCATTGGGACCCGGACCTGCTCGCCGACGGGGACCGCCGCAACGTGCTGGACAAGTACCGCTACTGGAAACACGAGGCGATTGTCGCCGAGCTGGATTCGCGGCGCCACAACTTCCACGTCGCGATCGAAAACTGGCAGCACGACATGAACATAGGCACGGTCGTCCGTACCGCGAACGCGTTCCTGGCCAAGGAAGTGCACATCATCGGACGACGCCGGTGGAACCGCCGCGGGGCCATGGTCACCGACCGCTACCAGCACGTCCGCCACCACCCCACCGTCGAGGATTTTGTCGCCTGGGCGCAGGGCGACGGGCTGGCCGTGATCGGCATCGACATCTTCCCCGACTCCGTCCCGCTGGAGACCTACGAGCTGCCCCGGGACTGCGTGCTGGTGTTCGGCCAGGAGGGTCCCGGCCTGACCCCGGAAGTCCACGCCGCTGCCGTCGCGACGCTCTCGATCGAACAGTTCGGGTCCACCCGCTCGATCAACGCCGCCTCCGCCGCCGCGATTGCGATGCACGCCTGGATCCGCCGGCACGTCTTCGGCCAGCTTCCGGGGTAG
- a CDS encoding HAD-IIA family hydrolase yields the protein MADQHEDHGTDRRSDSDGARDSSSLYRSGQEIECWLTDMDGVLVHENQPIPGASELIQRWVDTSKRFLVLTNNSIFTPRDLAARLKSSGLEIPEENIWTSALATAQFLKDQVRGSESGNRAYTIGEAGLTTALHEAGFILTDQDPDFVVLGETRTYSFEAITMAIRLILGGARFIATNPDATGPSKDGPMPATGAIAALITKATGREPYIVGKPNPMMFRSAMNQIDAHSETTAMIGDRMDTDIIAGMEAGLHTVLVLSGITHRDDIAAYPFRPNQVLNSVADLKNQI from the coding sequence ATGGCGGATCAGCACGAAGACCACGGCACGGACCGGCGTTCAGATTCTGACGGCGCGCGGGACTCGTCCTCGCTGTACCGCAGCGGCCAGGAGATCGAGTGCTGGCTGACGGACATGGACGGTGTGCTGGTCCATGAGAACCAGCCGATTCCGGGCGCCTCGGAGCTCATCCAGCGCTGGGTGGACACGTCCAAGCGGTTCCTGGTCCTGACCAACAACTCCATCTTCACGCCGAGGGACCTCGCCGCGAGACTGAAGAGTTCCGGCCTGGAAATTCCGGAGGAGAACATTTGGACGTCGGCACTGGCCACGGCCCAGTTCCTCAAGGACCAGGTCCGCGGCTCGGAATCCGGGAACCGCGCCTACACGATCGGCGAGGCCGGGCTCACGACGGCGCTGCATGAGGCGGGCTTCATCCTCACCGACCAGGACCCGGACTTTGTGGTGCTCGGCGAAACCCGGACCTACTCCTTCGAGGCCATCACCATGGCCATCCGACTGATCCTCGGCGGCGCGCGCTTCATCGCCACCAACCCGGACGCCACCGGCCCCTCCAAGGACGGGCCGATGCCCGCCACCGGGGCGATCGCGGCGCTGATCACCAAGGCGACCGGCCGGGAGCCGTACATTGTGGGGAAGCCGAACCCGATGATGTTCCGCTCGGCGATGAACCAGATCGACGCCCACTCGGAGACCACGGCCATGATCGGGGACCGGATGGACACCGACATCATTGCCGGTATGGAGGCCGGCCTGCACACCGTACTGGTGCTCAGCGGCATCACGCACCGCGATGACATCGCGGCCTACCCGTTCAGGCCCAACCAGGTCCTGAACTCGGTGGCGGACCTGAAAAACCAGATCTGA
- a CDS encoding thioesterase domain-containing protein has translation MPRETEANDRSGPGSAEARVLRHAAELERFSRRNFLLGAGAASALAADMLFTRRVQAERRVNKILTVADDVAERYFPRASWFLFPGYKTSWEEAQWILNSLRGALNKRGQLAAVGYSNVGLEIDKIVIAVIEHVRAHRLDTLYFYGHSFGGMVAVQVAARLLELHGVKVAFILLDSSPSSRYDVLDQSWFEGVVFLYESGFRFPTVLRGGYELGERVLNKHERSWSQVLDQTQEQLSPIAPSSVLIQTESAYIYHFDLNRFVGKLGDAKMAFIGNPKDQTVSYETARDTWMLRFKANMVSDTLRTDGARPAHASPQWNPGVYRPLIEELQDEFLPLPSGGGKKTAF, from the coding sequence GTGCCGCGTGAGACGGAAGCGAACGACCGGAGCGGACCCGGCAGTGCCGAGGCCCGTGTGCTCCGGCACGCCGCGGAACTCGAACGCTTCTCGCGCCGGAACTTCCTCCTCGGCGCCGGTGCAGCGTCCGCCCTGGCTGCGGACATGCTGTTTACGCGCCGGGTGCAGGCCGAACGCCGGGTCAACAAGATCCTCACGGTGGCCGACGACGTCGCCGAACGCTACTTTCCGCGTGCCAGCTGGTTCCTCTTCCCCGGTTACAAAACCAGCTGGGAGGAGGCCCAGTGGATCCTCAACTCGCTGCGCGGCGCCCTGAACAAGCGCGGCCAGCTGGCCGCCGTCGGCTATTCCAACGTCGGGCTGGAAATCGACAAGATTGTGATCGCCGTGATCGAACACGTCCGCGCACACCGGCTCGACACCCTCTACTTCTACGGGCACAGCTTCGGCGGCATGGTGGCGGTGCAGGTGGCCGCCCGGTTGCTGGAGCTGCACGGCGTCAAGGTGGCGTTTATCCTGCTCGACTCCAGCCCGTCGAGCCGGTACGACGTCCTGGACCAGAGCTGGTTCGAGGGCGTGGTGTTCCTTTATGAGAGCGGCTTCCGGTTCCCCACCGTGCTTCGCGGCGGCTACGAACTCGGCGAACGGGTGCTGAACAAACATGAGCGGAGCTGGAGCCAGGTGCTGGACCAGACCCAGGAACAGCTCTCACCAATCGCGCCGTCGAGCGTGCTGATCCAGACCGAATCGGCCTACATCTACCACTTCGACCTGAACCGCTTCGTCGGGAAGCTCGGCGACGCCAAAATGGCCTTCATCGGCAACCCCAAGGACCAGACCGTGAGCTACGAAACGGCCCGGGACACCTGGATGCTGAGGTTCAAGGCAAACATGGTCTCCGATACGCTCCGGACGGACGGGGCGCGCCCGGCACACGCCAGCCCGCAGTGGAACCCGGGTGTCTACCGGCCGCTCATCGAAGAACTCCAGGACGAGTTCCTCCCGCTGCCTTCGGGCGGGGGAAAGAAGACGGCCTTCTAG
- a CDS encoding GAF and ANTAR domain-containing protein, with product MLPPQEYPASVSTVDQVQNLILDSTDFEEFLNELARFSAHQVAGEGDDALCGITLLRDRKAATIGWSSDSAREVDEIQYRLAQGPCLTAAQEEREVYVPDLFEEDRWGPDYASAVASHGLRSVLSVPFHLQGEAQAALNLYSDAPHKFDGDVAVRARDFTRQISQALRMAVRFSLHTDSATNLRATLESRTVIDMAIGIVMAQNRCNQATAVQILTDASSHGNVKLRDIATSLVESVGGSATRTHFQEPGRQATG from the coding sequence ATGCTCCCGCCCCAGGAATACCCTGCCTCCGTCAGTACCGTCGACCAGGTCCAGAACCTCATTCTCGACAGCACGGACTTCGAGGAGTTCCTCAATGAACTCGCGCGTTTTTCCGCGCACCAGGTGGCCGGCGAGGGCGACGACGCGCTGTGCGGCATCACCCTGCTGCGGGACCGGAAGGCCGCGACCATCGGCTGGAGCAGCGATTCGGCCAGGGAAGTCGACGAGATCCAGTACCGGCTGGCGCAGGGCCCGTGCCTGACGGCGGCGCAGGAGGAACGGGAGGTCTACGTCCCGGACCTGTTCGAGGAAGACCGCTGGGGCCCTGACTACGCCTCCGCCGTGGCGTCGCACGGGCTGCGCTCGGTGCTTTCGGTGCCATTCCATCTGCAGGGCGAAGCGCAGGCGGCGCTGAACCTGTACTCGGACGCGCCGCACAAGTTCGACGGCGACGTCGCGGTCCGGGCGCGCGACTTCACCCGGCAGATCTCCCAGGCGCTGCGCATGGCCGTGCGCTTCTCGCTGCACACGGACAGCGCCACCAACCTCCGGGCCACCTTGGAGTCCCGCACGGTCATTGACATGGCCATCGGGATCGTGATGGCCCAGAACCGCTGCAACCAGGCGACGGCCGTCCAGATCCTTACGGACGCCTCGAGCCATGGCAACGTCAAGCTCCGCGACATCGCCACCTCGCTGGTGGAATCCGTGGGCGGCTCGGCCACCCGCACGCACTTCCAGGAACCCGGACGGCAAGCGACCGGTTAG
- the pyrE gene encoding orotate phosphoribosyltransferase: MTATRDFAADAAAARARLLELIKELAVVRGKVILSSGAEADYYIDLRRITLHHEASKLVGQVMLSLLDDAGIDFECAGGLTMGADPVGTAVMHAAVDAGRPVDAFVVRKAQKSYGMGRQVEGPSVAGRKVLVLEDTSTTGGSALTAVEGVRKAGGNVVAVAVIVDRDTGAKEKIEAEAGVPYLFAFGKDELGLD, encoded by the coding sequence ATGACTGCCACCCGTGACTTTGCAGCCGACGCCGCTGCCGCCCGCGCCCGCCTCCTGGAACTGATCAAGGAGCTGGCCGTCGTGCGCGGCAAGGTCATTCTCTCCAGCGGCGCCGAGGCAGACTATTACATCGATCTGCGCCGCATCACGCTGCACCACGAGGCCTCCAAGCTCGTGGGCCAGGTCATGCTCTCGCTGCTGGACGACGCCGGGATCGACTTCGAGTGCGCCGGCGGACTCACCATGGGCGCGGACCCGGTGGGCACCGCCGTGATGCACGCCGCCGTCGACGCCGGCCGCCCGGTGGACGCCTTTGTGGTCCGCAAGGCCCAGAAGTCCTACGGCATGGGCCGCCAGGTCGAGGGCCCCTCGGTGGCGGGCCGCAAGGTCCTGGTGCTGGAGGACACCTCCACCACCGGCGGGTCGGCGCTGACCGCCGTCGAGGGTGTGCGCAAGGCCGGCGGCAACGTGGTGGCCGTAGCGGTGATCGTGGACCGCGACACCGGGGCCAAGGAAAAGATCGAAGCCGAGGCCGGCGTCCCCTACCTGTTCGCTTTCGGCAAGGACGAACTGGGCCTCGACTAG